One Solanum pennellii chromosome 10, SPENNV200 genomic region harbors:
- the LOC107032277 gene encoding GDSL esterase/lipase At5g45960-like — MIFPCKIILFLPILLIIIFQNKTQGRTLLLNNNNNNNNNNYKKLQRPFNNTVSAVFVFGDSTVDSGNNNYINTIAKCDFSPYGRDFSNHVPTGRFTNGRLVTDYLASYVGIKDFVPPYLDPSLSLDELMTGVSFASGSSGFDPLTAQLVDVITMEKQLEYFKEYKRKLENSIGKEKTKILISKAAFIISAGTNDFAVNYYNTPFRRQKYYNVSQYQQFLMQMVQQFIQGLMNEGARVIGVAGVPPFGCLPIVITIDSGDVLQPRRCIESYSAVAREYNSLLQRLLKTMEIHGTKLFYVDIYSPINDMIQNPIKYGFSEVTMGCCGSGLIEASILCNPKSIVCNNPSNYMFWDAVHPSQATYYNVFKAIRPSIDFAINQL, encoded by the exons ATGATTTTTCCTTGtaaaattattctctttttgCCCATTCTTCTCATTattattttccaaaataaaacTCAAGGTCGaacattattattaaataataataataataataataataataattataaaaaattgcaAAGGCCATTTAACAATACAGTTTCAGCTGTTTTTGTGTTCGGAGATTCCACGGTTGATTCCGGCAACAACAACTACATAAACACCATCGCAAAGTGCGATTTTTCGCCGTACGGTCGCGATTTCTCGAATCACGTTCCCACCGGGAGGTTCACTAATGGTCGTCTCGTTACAGATTACTTAG CTTCGTATGTGGGAATCAAAGATTTCGTGCCACCTTATTTAGACCCGAGTCTTAGCTTGGACGAACTCATGACCGGAGTTAGTTTTGCCTCGGGTAGCTCTGGCTTTGACCCTCTCACAGCTCAATTAGTC GATGTAATTACAATGGAAAAACAGCTGgaatattttaaagaatacaaaagaaaacttgaaaattcaattggaaaagaaaagacaaaaatattaataagcAAAGCAGCATTTATAATAAGTGCAGGAACAAATGATTTTGCTGTAAATTATTATAACACCCCATTTAGaagacaaaaatattataatgtcTCTCAATATCAACAATTCTTGATGCAAATGGTCCAACAATTTATCCAA GGTTTGATGAACGAAGGAGCTAGAGTGATCGGCGTCGCCGGAGTTCCGCCTTTCGGGTGCTTGCCGATAGTTATTACGATAGATTCCGGTGACGTACTTCAACCTCGTCGATGTATCGAATCGTACTCCGCCGTTGCAAGAGAGTACAACTCGTTACTTCAACGTTTATTAAAGACTATGGAAATTCATGGCACAAAATTATTCTACGTCGATATCTATAGTCCAATAAATGACATGATACAAAATCCAATTAAATATG GATTTAGTGAAGTTACAATGGGATGTTGTGGAAGTGGACTTATTGAAGCATCAATTCTTTGCAATCCAAAATCAATTGTATGCAATAATCCTTCAAATTATATGTTTTGGGATGCAGTCCACCCAAGTCAAGCTACTTATTACAATGTTTTCAAAGCAATACGTCCTTCTATTGATTTTGCCATCAACCAATTATAA